The following proteins are co-located in the Sporosarcina pasteurii genome:
- a CDS encoding S41 family peptidase — MEEKENTNRDVVDANKPPAKRYIQLKPFSFVMLVFGLILVTAVITFFILTTGEDKVVEVVKPQQQVPARQEFQKFFEAYDEMKDNYFEDIDKQLVIDGAINGMIDALGDPYSDYLNEDEARQLNESISSSFEGIGAEIQEQDGYIAVVSPIKNSPAEKAGLLPRDKITAVDGESIQGMSSSEAVLLIRGQKGTPVTLTIIRNGLDDPMEIEIIRDVIPIETVYWDLDEDGIGHVHITSFSMGTYDELLTALDEMEEAGLKGLVVDVRQNPGGTLDGAIDISNLFVEKGKNILQYQGKKGKAQVFSASSGRKVDVPVSVIIDDGSASASEILAGALSESSDIPLVGITTFGKGTVQSPKDLPDGSNLKLTTAKWLTPDGNWIHQKGIKPDFEVPYPDYAMLPFLNPSIEMEEGMVSTTIESAEKMLEATGYNPGVVDGLYDAETTKAVKALQADLDIEITGVLTGDTTFGLMNKLREKIENDDPQLMKAKEILLEKIKK, encoded by the coding sequence ATGGAGGAAAAAGAGAACACCAATCGTGACGTTGTCGATGCGAACAAGCCACCTGCCAAACGTTACATCCAATTAAAACCATTCTCTTTTGTAATGCTTGTGTTTGGGCTTATACTAGTAACAGCAGTCATTACATTTTTTATTTTAACGACTGGTGAGGATAAAGTAGTTGAAGTTGTAAAGCCACAGCAACAAGTTCCCGCTCGTCAAGAGTTTCAAAAGTTTTTTGAAGCATATGATGAGATGAAAGATAATTATTTTGAAGATATTGATAAACAATTAGTCATTGATGGTGCTATTAATGGAATGATTGATGCACTTGGAGATCCTTATTCCGATTATTTGAACGAAGATGAAGCGCGTCAATTAAATGAAAGTATTTCATCAAGTTTCGAAGGAATTGGTGCCGAGATTCAAGAACAAGACGGGTATATTGCGGTCGTTTCTCCTATTAAAAATTCTCCAGCTGAAAAAGCCGGGCTCTTACCGAGAGACAAAATCACAGCAGTAGATGGGGAAAGTATTCAAGGGATGTCTTCTTCAGAAGCAGTCCTATTAATTCGTGGACAAAAAGGAACGCCTGTGACATTGACGATTATTCGTAATGGGCTCGATGATCCTATGGAAATAGAAATTATTCGTGATGTGATTCCAATTGAAACGGTTTATTGGGATTTAGACGAGGATGGAATTGGTCACGTGCATATTACAAGTTTTTCAATGGGGACATACGATGAGTTACTTACTGCACTTGATGAAATGGAAGAAGCAGGATTAAAAGGACTCGTTGTTGATGTAAGACAAAATCCAGGTGGTACGTTAGATGGGGCAATTGATATTTCCAATCTTTTTGTTGAAAAAGGAAAAAACATCTTACAATATCAAGGGAAAAAAGGCAAAGCTCAAGTTTTCAGTGCGTCTAGTGGCAGGAAAGTGGACGTACCTGTGTCCGTCATTATTGACGATGGAAGTGCATCCGCCTCTGAAATACTAGCAGGCGCATTGAGTGAGTCTTCCGACATTCCACTTGTCGGTATAACGACTTTTGGGAAAGGAACGGTCCAATCCCCAAAAGATTTACCAGATGGTTCTAACTTAAAATTAACGACAGCAAAATGGTTGACGCCAGACGGTAATTGGATTCATCAAAAAGGCATTAAGCCGGATTTTGAAGTCCCTTATCCGGACTATGCGATGTTACCATTTTTAAATCCTTCTATTGAAATGGAAGAAGGCATGGTATCCACTACAATTGAGTCGGCTGAAAAAATGCTAGAAGCTACAGGATACAATCCAGGTGTAGTTGACGGGCTATATGATGCGGAAACAACAAAAGCAGTTAAAGCGTTACAAGCGGACTTGGATATCGAAATAACGGGAGTATTAACCGGTGACACAACATTTGGTTTAATGAATAAGTTACGTGAGAAAATTGAAAATGATGATCCTCAATTAATGAAGGCCAAAGAGATATTGCTTGAAAAAATAAAGAAATAA
- a CDS encoding GTP-binding protein: MIDVYLFSGFLGSGKTSLLLNVIKQLKEENKKPAVFMNEFGDLPVDSKAVEGEVPLKELLDGCICCSGAEKTEAQLQGLLLENEDVDVILIETTGAAHPVEALDAVYSPLFADRLQVKGIVTVVDSKLWLNRNQLSPRIRALFMEQIKHAHILLANKADLLTDEELANVTMELSHFNTTVPIIQTINGKMSFAHIEKMLQRPKDKVTKEIVTGAGLPLSSKLITFTDSVEMEAFENWVKCLPDTVYRMKGFVPVKGTKNPYLFQYAYGMVHWMPEYIQMEPRLVIIGENIDDIHYPK, from the coding sequence ATGATTGACGTTTATTTATTTAGTGGTTTTTTAGGAAGTGGAAAAACTTCACTTCTATTAAATGTAATTAAACAACTAAAGGAAGAAAATAAAAAACCTGCTGTATTTATGAATGAATTTGGAGATTTACCTGTAGATTCAAAAGCAGTTGAAGGGGAAGTGCCTTTAAAAGAATTACTTGACGGTTGTATTTGCTGCAGCGGCGCTGAGAAGACCGAAGCCCAATTACAAGGCCTTCTACTTGAAAATGAAGATGTTGATGTTATTTTAATCGAAACGACTGGGGCTGCTCATCCAGTAGAAGCGTTAGACGCTGTCTATTCACCATTATTTGCTGATCGCTTGCAAGTTAAGGGGATTGTAACAGTAGTCGATAGCAAACTTTGGTTGAATCGCAACCAGTTGTCGCCGCGAATTCGTGCGTTATTTATGGAGCAAATTAAACATGCACATATTTTACTAGCGAATAAAGCAGATTTATTAACAGATGAAGAACTTGCGAATGTGACAATGGAACTGTCTCACTTTAATACAACTGTACCGATTATACAAACAATTAATGGCAAAATGTCATTTGCTCATATTGAGAAAATGCTTCAAAGACCTAAAGATAAAGTAACGAAAGAGATTGTTACAGGTGCTGGATTACCACTCTCTTCAAAACTAATCACATTTACAGATAGTGTAGAGATGGAAGCTTTTGAAAACTGGGTGAAATGTTTGCCGGACACTGTTTATCGCATGAAAGGGTTTGTACCTGTAAAAGGGACTAAGAATCCTTATTTATTTCAATACGCATATGGAATGGTTCATTGGATGCCAGAATATATCCAAATGGAACCACGTTTGGTAATTATCGGAGAGAATATTGATGATATTCACTATCCAAAATAG
- a CDS encoding CAP domain-containing protein: MKKSIAIILLGSALLLPNNSSVEASYSDKAVQVQKVEQINCVAWDGKQYDFKNLLNKQFTNHSFYFNWIDFVNKYTKSPKPTPTKPAEEVSEKETPKAEAPEVKEPEVEETPKVEETPEVVEKPEVEQAPEAVEKPEVEQAPEQTPEKEQVPEKPSTPEAAPTPTVPAPTPEKPAKPVEEAKPNASISAIEQEVLNLTNAERQKAGLAPLQIDQKLMDSARAKSKDMSVNRYFSHTSPTYGSPFDQMKSFGVTYRSAAENIAMGQRSAQEVVKAWMESPGHRQNILTPNFTHIGIGYDANGNYWTQQFIQK, from the coding sequence ATGAAAAAATCGATTGCGATCATCTTACTCGGTTCGGCACTATTATTACCGAACAATTCAAGTGTAGAAGCTTCATATTCTGATAAGGCGGTACAAGTTCAAAAAGTAGAGCAAATTAACTGCGTTGCATGGGATGGAAAACAATACGATTTTAAAAATCTATTGAATAAACAATTTACAAATCATTCATTCTATTTTAATTGGATAGACTTTGTTAATAAATATACAAAATCACCAAAACCAACGCCAACTAAGCCTGCAGAAGAAGTAAGTGAAAAAGAAACACCAAAAGCTGAGGCACCTGAGGTTAAGGAGCCAGAAGTTGAGGAGACTCCTAAAGTGGAAGAAACTCCTGAGGTTGTAGAAAAGCCAGAAGTTGAACAAGCTCCTGAAGCTGTAGAAAAACCGGAAGTTGAACAAGCTCCTGAACAAACTCCAGAAAAAGAGCAAGTTCCTGAGAAGCCTTCAACACCAGAAGCAGCGCCTACACCAACAGTACCAGCACCAACACCAGAGAAACCTGCAAAGCCAGTTGAAGAGGCTAAACCAAATGCTTCTATTTCTGCCATTGAACAAGAGGTATTAAACTTAACAAATGCAGAAAGACAGAAAGCTGGTCTAGCACCATTACAAATTGATCAGAAACTAATGGACTCAGCACGTGCTAAATCTAAAGACATGTCAGTGAATAGATATTTTTCACATACTAGTCCAACTTACGGTTCACCATTTGATCAAATGAAATCATTCGGTGTTACGTATCGTTCAGCAGCTGAAAACATTGCAATGGGTCAACGTTCTGCACAAGAAGTTGTTAAAGCGTGGATGGAATCTCCAGGTCATAGACAAAACATTTTAACGCCAAACTTTACACATATCGGCATTGGCTATGATGCAAATGGTAATTACTGGACACAACAATTTATACAAAAATAA
- a CDS encoding MATE family efflux transporter produces the protein MKTTLISKNKSKNMMRVITPILITQIAMYMISFFDILMTGRYDTYHLAGVTIGSSFWVPVYTGLAGILMALTPIIAQHIGAKNQKEVRPSVQQGLYVSIALSAIVFLIIQFAVAPILQAMPLEEPVRIVASKYLFGMSLGLLPLFGYAVLRSFFDGLGETRVSMAIILLSAPINVLLNYLLIYGRFGFPELGGAGAGYASAITYWLVFFIACATASKFGPFLSFNLFKQWGKISFKKWKEILVIGVPIGISIFVEISIFSVVTLLMANYSTAIISAHQIALNFTSLLYMIPLSISMGTTILVGQEIGAGRYLDAKKYSYLSIGVAVLFSFISIAILLLFREQIAGLYTTDLDIVKLSVHFFIYAAFFQLSDAIQAPVQGALRGYKDVNITFIMAIVSYWVIGLPIGFAMANFTNIGPYGYWIGLITGLTFGAITLSFRLRYIQNKHIVS, from the coding sequence ATGAAAACAACTTTAATTTCAAAAAACAAATCAAAAAATATGATGAGGGTGATTACGCCTATTCTAATTACCCAAATCGCAATGTATATGATTTCTTTCTTTGATATCCTTATGACTGGACGATACGATACATACCATCTTGCAGGCGTTACGATTGGATCGTCATTTTGGGTACCAGTTTATACGGGGCTTGCTGGCATTTTAATGGCCCTCACCCCAATTATTGCACAGCATATTGGAGCTAAAAATCAAAAAGAAGTTCGACCCTCTGTCCAACAAGGACTATACGTGTCTATAGCGCTTTCTGCAATAGTTTTTTTAATCATACAATTTGCTGTTGCCCCTATATTACAAGCGATGCCGCTTGAAGAACCCGTACGAATTGTCGCTTCGAAATATTTATTCGGAATGAGTTTAGGCCTTCTTCCTCTTTTTGGCTATGCGGTTTTACGATCGTTTTTCGATGGGTTAGGTGAAACGCGTGTTTCAATGGCAATTATCCTGTTATCCGCACCGATAAATGTTCTGTTGAACTATTTACTAATTTACGGTCGTTTCGGTTTTCCAGAATTAGGAGGCGCTGGAGCGGGATATGCTTCAGCAATTACCTATTGGCTCGTATTTTTTATTGCTTGCGCAACTGCTTCAAAGTTTGGCCCATTTCTTTCGTTTAATCTATTTAAACAGTGGGGTAAAATATCATTTAAAAAATGGAAAGAGATCTTAGTAATTGGCGTTCCGATAGGAATTTCAATTTTTGTTGAAATAAGCATATTCTCCGTCGTTACATTGCTCATGGCAAATTATTCAACAGCCATTATTTCAGCCCATCAGATTGCCTTAAACTTTACTTCATTGCTTTATATGATTCCGTTAAGCATTTCAATGGGGACGACGATTCTTGTTGGACAAGAAATTGGAGCAGGCCGATATCTCGATGCAAAAAAATACAGCTATTTAAGTATCGGTGTTGCAGTATTATTTAGCTTTATTTCAATTGCTATTTTACTCTTATTTCGCGAACAGATTGCCGGACTTTATACAACTGATTTAGATATTGTAAAACTATCGGTTCATTTCTTTATTTATGCAGCCTTTTTCCAACTCTCCGATGCAATACAAGCACCTGTCCAAGGTGCTTTAAGAGGTTACAAAGATGTCAATATTACTTTTATTATGGCGATTGTCTCTTACTGGGTCATTGGTTTACCAATAGGATTTGCGATGGCGAACTTCACAAACATTGGACCTTACGGCTATTGGATTGGGCTTATCACTGGCTTAACATTTGGTGCCATCACGTTATCTTTCAGACTTCGATATATTCAAAACAAACATATTGTTAGTTAA